The Candidatus Polarisedimenticolia bacterium genome window below encodes:
- a CDS encoding 3-hydroxyacyl-CoA dehydrogenase family protein: MSVVSAEAIRRVAVVGAGTMGHGIAQVAALAGCQVRLFDAVPHSAAAALPKIRASLEAAVARGKVSAEAMGTALANLSTANTLEEAAGAADLIIEAIPEKMEWKQELFARLGEICPREALLASNTSSLSLTKIAARAVAPERVVGLHFFNPPPVMKLLEVVRAEQTSEAALQTALGFAARLGKEPIVVKDSPGFATSRLGVVLGLEAMRMLQEGVAAAADIDKAMELGYGHPMGPLRVSDLVGLDVRLAIAQTLASELSDTRFSPPEILREKVREGKLGKKSGEGFYRWGS; encoded by the coding sequence ATGAGCGTCGTATCGGCGGAGGCGATCCGCCGCGTGGCGGTGGTGGGGGCCGGGACGATGGGCCACGGCATTGCGCAGGTCGCGGCGCTGGCGGGCTGCCAGGTGAGGCTGTTCGATGCGGTGCCGCACTCCGCCGCCGCGGCCCTTCCCAAGATCCGCGCCTCGCTCGAAGCGGCCGTGGCCCGGGGGAAGGTGAGCGCCGAGGCGATGGGAACGGCCCTGGCGAATCTCTCGACCGCCAACACGCTGGAGGAGGCGGCGGGCGCGGCCGACCTGATCATCGAGGCGATCCCTGAGAAGATGGAATGGAAGCAGGAGCTGTTCGCGCGCCTCGGCGAAATCTGCCCGCGCGAGGCGCTGCTGGCGTCCAACACCTCCTCGCTGAGCCTGACGAAGATCGCGGCGCGCGCCGTCGCACCCGAGCGCGTCGTCGGGCTGCATTTCTTCAACCCGCCGCCGGTGATGAAGCTGCTGGAGGTAGTGCGTGCGGAGCAGACTTCCGAGGCCGCCTTGCAGACCGCGCTCGGCTTCGCGGCGCGGCTGGGCAAGGAGCCGATCGTGGTGAAGGACTCGCCCGGCTTCGCCACCTCGAGGCTGGGGGTGGTGCTGGGGCTGGAGGCGATGCGCATGCTGCAGGAAGGGGTGGCGGCGGCGGCCGACATCGACAAGGCGATGGAGCTGGGCTACGGGCATCCGATGGGGCCGCTGCGGGTCTCCGATCTGGTGGGGCTGGACGTGCGGCTCGCGATCGCCCAGACGCTCGCCTCCGAGCTCTCCGACACTCGGTTTTCCCCGCCGGAGATCCTGCGGGAGAAGGTGCGTGAGGGGAAGCTGGGCAAGAAAAGCGGGGAGGGGTTCTACCGCTGGGGCTCCTGA